A genomic segment from Sphingopyxis sp. DBS4 encodes:
- a CDS encoding MFS transporter produces MTGITPSGSAGWRSGARFTLFVLFFASILAFLDRQMLNILVEPIKRDLRIGDLQFSLLQGMAFSAVYCLASFPVAILADRFNRKAVILVSLLVWNAMTLVFGLSTSFGMLLVARMGLAIGEAGLTPAAISIIRQIYPPEKQSGAVAWIAFSLYAGGGLSMLVGGPALDALAAMDAPPLGLSPWRILFLGSFAIGVVGLGLVMTMREPKRPATPSTQASFRNFLAFVSERRAPVVCYLAAGIALNAIVYAVMSWAPAMLMRNHGWSTQQTGLAFGAVYMIGGGAGALIAGRAVPWLRSSEPAGSVVRLLRFACVLIGIALLFAAHAPDGTVTIVFLAFAMLGVGALVGVGVFGFQALFPAMFSARAVAVNFLVSGTLGASLGPSGVALLKGWMGGTDAATGPALGWFVAGAAFWAFLWLSAFLPFLRTGRVAGRDEPIAHGKPIKSG; encoded by the coding sequence GTGACCGGCATCACTCCCTCCGGGTCCGCAGGCTGGCGCAGCGGCGCACGCTTTACGCTGTTCGTGCTGTTCTTTGCCTCGATCCTTGCCTTTCTCGACCGTCAGATGCTCAACATCCTGGTCGAACCGATCAAGCGCGACTTGCGCATCGGCGACCTTCAGTTCAGCCTGTTGCAGGGCATGGCATTTTCGGCGGTCTATTGCCTCGCCTCCTTTCCCGTCGCGATCCTCGCCGATCGCTTCAATCGCAAGGCGGTGATCCTCGTCAGCCTGCTGGTCTGGAATGCGATGACGCTCGTCTTCGGACTCTCGACCAGCTTCGGCATGCTGCTCGTCGCGCGCATGGGTCTCGCGATCGGGGAAGCCGGCCTCACCCCGGCCGCAATCTCGATCATCCGGCAAATCTATCCGCCCGAAAAGCAATCGGGAGCGGTCGCATGGATCGCGTTCAGCCTCTATGCCGGCGGCGGTCTCTCGATGCTCGTCGGCGGCCCGGCGCTCGATGCCCTCGCCGCCATGGACGCGCCGCCGCTTGGCCTCTCACCCTGGCGCATTCTGTTTCTCGGCAGCTTCGCGATCGGAGTCGTCGGGCTTGGCCTTGTCATGACGATGCGCGAGCCGAAACGGCCGGCCACGCCATCGACCCAGGCTTCCTTCCGCAATTTCCTGGCCTTCGTGTCCGAGCGCCGCGCACCCGTCGTCTGTTATCTCGCCGCAGGCATCGCGCTTAACGCGATCGTCTACGCCGTAATGTCGTGGGCCCCCGCTATGCTGATGCGCAATCATGGCTGGAGCACACAGCAGACCGGCCTTGCCTTCGGCGCTGTCTACATGATCGGCGGCGGCGCAGGAGCGCTGATCGCCGGCCGCGCCGTTCCCTGGCTTCGGTCGAGCGAACCCGCGGGATCGGTAGTCCGGCTGCTTCGCTTCGCCTGCGTCCTGATCGGTATCGCCTTGTTGTTCGCGGCACACGCGCCCGACGGCACCGTCACGATCGTCTTCCTCGCTTTCGCCATGCTTGGCGTCGGGGCACTCGTCGGCGTGGGGGTTTTCGGATTTCAGGCCCTTTTCCCCGCGATGTTCAGCGCACGGGCGGTGGCGGTCAATTTTCTCGTCTCGGGCACCCTCGGCGCCTCACTCGGTCCGAGCGGCGTTGCCCTTCTCAAGGGCTGGATGGGCGGCACTGATGCTGCGACTGGCCCGGCGCTCGGCTGGTTCGTCGCCGGCGCGGCATTCTGGGCGTTTCTTTGGCTCAGCGCATTCCTGCCCTTCCTGCGAACAGGACGGGTGGCCGGCCGCGACGAACCGATCGCGCACGGAAAGCCGATCAAGTCCGGATAG
- a CDS encoding TonB-dependent receptor has translation MILKATAVAALLAPHLVQAQEAGDKAASQSDRVYPDEIIVQARKRDERLIDIPETISAITADTIRSAGISSLNDVGRQTPNIILNRRQDNEPNVVIRGVGAFGNTQGVGFYIDDVQNFTDQSAAVEDVERIEILKGPQGTLYGGSNIGGAIKYVLKRPTADYGGEARVEYGTFDTVNAFAAVNAPLADDFAARVSGYYNHMGGFIRNTLLGGHPDASTEWGTRIAIGWQPSDAVDIQLSYRHNELHNGGNVYVTAAETSSGADYVRTADYSEDVMNKRRVDGIIANLSWDMGAVELTNITSWTRRKNDLLWDLDYSSADAVTAFTGDRNTSTVFTEELRLTSADGSPFDWLVGAYYASIDNRGLTNDVDLLLGPDADGPLFIKDYNNGDTIERQYALFGTANYRIDAFRIGAGLRVARSQFTGRDYNVPISVDVNDTTVLPKLTLSYDIAPDVMLYANYAIGSEPGRVNVTTGTGGAYRSERASSYEAGIKGSVLDRRLSFELAGYYIDYKRRQFETQFVNDDGTIAEEVANIGTSVSYGIEGGLSYRPIDGLTLAASGGWLHSRWDDAAAVYKFVPIDGLTVPNSPSFTANASIDYRVPLSGDLELGLRGDYSHVGKFYWNIQNTSFQPAYDLVNLRVSIGDPEGRWQIALRGENLFNEKYYNEFTADVFTVGEGLGAPGTPRRILASLSFKM, from the coding sequence ATGATCCTGAAAGCCACCGCCGTCGCGGCTCTGCTGGCGCCGCATTTGGTCCAGGCCCAGGAGGCCGGCGACAAGGCCGCCAGCCAGAGCGATCGCGTCTATCCCGATGAAATCATCGTCCAGGCGCGCAAGCGCGACGAGCGGCTGATCGATATTCCCGAAACGATCAGCGCAATCACCGCCGATACGATCCGCAGCGCCGGCATTTCGTCGCTCAACGACGTCGGGCGGCAGACCCCGAACATCATCCTCAACCGGCGCCAGGACAATGAGCCCAATGTCGTGATCCGCGGCGTCGGCGCCTTCGGCAATACGCAGGGCGTCGGTTTCTACATCGACGACGTCCAGAATTTCACCGATCAATCGGCCGCCGTCGAAGATGTCGAGCGCATCGAAATCCTCAAGGGACCGCAGGGCACGCTTTATGGCGGCAGCAATATCGGCGGCGCGATCAAATATGTGCTGAAAAGGCCGACGGCCGATTATGGCGGCGAGGCTCGGGTCGAATATGGCACCTTCGATACCGTCAACGCCTTCGCCGCCGTCAACGCGCCGCTTGCCGATGACTTCGCCGCCCGCGTTTCGGGCTATTACAATCATATGGGAGGCTTTATCCGCAACACGCTGCTAGGCGGCCATCCCGACGCGAGCACCGAATGGGGCACGCGCATCGCCATCGGATGGCAGCCGTCGGACGCCGTCGATATCCAGCTCAGCTATCGCCATAACGAGCTCCACAACGGCGGTAACGTCTATGTGACCGCCGCCGAGACATCCTCTGGTGCCGACTATGTGCGCACGGCGGACTATAGCGAGGATGTGATGAACAAGCGCCGCGTCGACGGCATCATCGCCAACCTGTCCTGGGACATGGGGGCCGTCGAACTGACCAATATCACGTCGTGGACGCGGCGCAAGAACGACCTGCTCTGGGATCTCGATTACAGTTCGGCCGACGCCGTCACCGCCTTCACCGGCGATCGCAACACGTCGACCGTGTTCACTGAAGAGCTGCGGCTCACCTCAGCCGACGGGAGCCCCTTCGACTGGCTCGTCGGGGCCTATTATGCCTCCATCGACAATCGCGGTCTCACCAACGACGTCGACCTGCTCCTCGGCCCCGACGCCGATGGCCCCTTGTTCATCAAGGATTATAACAATGGCGACACGATCGAACGGCAATATGCGCTTTTCGGCACCGCCAACTATCGCATTGACGCCTTCCGGATCGGGGCCGGCTTGCGCGTGGCGCGAAGCCAGTTCACCGGCCGCGATTACAATGTTCCCATCTCGGTCGATGTCAACGACACGACGGTGCTTCCGAAACTCACCCTATCCTATGATATCGCCCCCGATGTCATGCTCTACGCCAATTATGCGATCGGCAGCGAACCGGGCCGCGTCAATGTGACCACCGGCACCGGCGGCGCCTATCGCTCCGAACGGGCGTCGAGCTATGAAGCCGGAATCAAGGGATCGGTGCTCGATCGCCGCCTCTCCTTCGAACTTGCCGGCTATTATATCGATTACAAGCGCCGCCAGTTCGAAACCCAATTCGTCAACGACGATGGCACGATCGCCGAAGAGGTCGCCAATATCGGCACGTCGGTGAGCTATGGAATCGAGGGTGGCCTTTCCTACCGGCCGATCGACGGGCTGACGCTCGCGGCATCGGGGGGCTGGCTGCACTCGCGCTGGGACGACGCGGCCGCGGTCTATAAATTCGTGCCGATCGATGGGCTGACCGTGCCGAATTCGCCGTCCTTCACCGCCAACGCCAGCATCGACTATCGCGTGCCTCTTTCCGGCGATCTGGAACTCGGGCTGCGCGGCGACTACAGCCATGTCGGCAAATTCTATTGGAACATCCAGAATACGTCGTTCCAGCCGGCCTATGATCTCGTCAACCTGCGCGTTTCGATCGGCGACCCCGAGGGCCGGTGGCAGATCGCCCTGCGCGGCGAAAATCTCTTCAACGAGAAATATTACAACGAGTTCACCGCCGACGTCTTCACCGTCGGCGAAGGGCTCGGGGCGCCGGGAACGCCGCGGCGGATTCTCGCGTCGTTGTCGTTCAAAATGTGA
- a CDS encoding FAD-dependent monooxygenase has product MSRPTARKILVCGASIAGPALAYWLDHYGFEVTLVERAETVRSGGYAIDIRGSAIDVSERMGMLSALRDAHIRTRCWTFRNARRVITSLRQEDITGGVAGRDVEVPRGVLANLLYDLTRDRIAYRFGDCVTAIDDQVDGIDVGFRSGRQERYDLVVAADGLHSTTRALAFGPEAQFDSYLGSCFAGFSLPNRHGFDHEAVIYNAPGLMASVYETGGERMNGLLAYRRPKPASAEYADVDGLRRDLRARYAGEGWIVPELLDDMEAAEDLYFDSMLQIHMPRWWNGRVAVVGDAAYGPSFFSGQGTSLALVGAYVLAGELATKTHHEDAFAAYDRTARRFVEDNQATALGGSDIMVPATRTKIWTRNRMMDLSPILTRLGLVGRKSRQLNSALEIEDYPAPAPTPAMA; this is encoded by the coding sequence GTGAGCCGGCCTACCGCTCGCAAGATATTGGTCTGCGGCGCGAGTATCGCCGGACCCGCCCTCGCCTATTGGCTCGACCATTATGGTTTCGAGGTCACATTGGTCGAGCGGGCCGAAACGGTTCGCAGCGGCGGTTATGCGATCGACATCCGCGGTTCCGCGATCGACGTCAGTGAGCGGATGGGCATGCTGTCCGCGCTCCGCGACGCGCATATCCGGACGCGCTGCTGGACCTTTCGCAACGCCCGCCGCGTCATCACGAGCCTGCGGCAGGAAGACATCACCGGCGGCGTCGCCGGGCGCGATGTCGAGGTGCCGCGCGGTGTGCTGGCGAACCTTCTCTATGATCTGACCCGCGACCGGATCGCCTATCGGTTCGGCGACTGCGTGACCGCGATCGATGACCAGGTCGACGGGATCGACGTCGGCTTTCGCAGCGGCCGACAGGAGCGTTACGACCTCGTCGTCGCCGCCGACGGTCTGCATTCGACGACGCGGGCGCTGGCTTTCGGCCCCGAAGCCCAGTTCGACAGCTATCTCGGCTCCTGCTTCGCCGGCTTTTCATTGCCCAATCGGCACGGTTTCGATCATGAGGCCGTCATCTACAACGCGCCCGGTCTGATGGCCTCTGTCTATGAGACCGGAGGCGAGCGCATGAACGGCCTCCTCGCCTATCGCCGTCCGAAACCCGCCTCCGCCGAATATGCCGATGTCGATGGCCTGCGCCGCGATCTGCGCGCCCGCTACGCCGGAGAGGGCTGGATCGTGCCCGAATTGCTGGACGATATGGAAGCGGCCGAAGATCTTTATTTCGACTCGATGCTGCAAATCCACATGCCGCGCTGGTGGAACGGGCGCGTCGCCGTGGTCGGCGACGCCGCCTATGGTCCGTCCTTCTTTTCGGGTCAGGGCACCAGCCTGGCGCTGGTCGGTGCCTATGTGCTCGCCGGCGAACTTGCCACCAAGACGCATCATGAAGACGCTTTCGCTGCCTATGACCGCACCGCACGCCGGTTCGTCGAGGACAATCAGGCCACGGCGCTGGGCGGCTCCGACATCATGGTCCCGGCAACCCGGACGAAAATCTGGACACGCAACCGCATGATGGACCTGTCGCCGATCCTGACCCGGCTCGGCTTGGTCGGGCGCAAGTCTCGCCAGCTCAACAGCGCATTGGAAATAGAGGATTACCCGGCGCCGGCGCCGACACCGGCCATGGCGTGA
- a CDS encoding alpha/beta fold hydrolase — MGQAIADAVTLCFDEAGQGEPLVLLHGSNADRRQFGSFLPLLGDGIRALAPDQRDSPDSPCEPRPYAMEDHARDLAAFLTKRGIERAHVFGASYGGAVAMTFALLFPDRVQSLILGATASERARFHAPDLSAIRDDDPAAVRRFMLAAVVTPDAIDDEPDLVAELDSILLIRESGAFARRAAAIDGHDVTDRLNRITAPTLVLCGDHDPIAHADEARQMAAAIPGARFELLPESRHGITLQYRERTARLIRDFVFAHSQGARA; from the coding sequence ATGGGACAGGCCATAGCAGACGCAGTCACATTATGTTTCGACGAGGCCGGGCAAGGCGAGCCCCTCGTCCTGCTGCACGGCAGCAACGCCGACCGCCGGCAATTCGGCAGCTTTCTGCCGCTGCTCGGTGACGGCATTCGCGCTCTTGCGCCCGACCAGCGCGATTCGCCCGACAGCCCGTGCGAACCGCGGCCCTATGCGATGGAAGATCACGCCCGCGATCTGGCCGCCTTCCTGACCAAGCGCGGGATCGAGCGAGCACATGTCTTCGGCGCTTCCTATGGCGGAGCGGTCGCGATGACGTTCGCGCTGCTTTTTCCGGATCGGGTTCAGAGCCTCATCCTCGGCGCAACGGCGTCGGAGCGCGCACGTTTCCATGCGCCCGATCTCAGCGCGATCCGCGATGACGATCCGGCGGCGGTGCGGCGCTTCATGCTCGCCGCGGTCGTTACACCCGATGCCATCGATGACGAGCCCGATCTGGTGGCCGAGCTCGATTCCATTCTCCTCATCCGCGAATCTGGCGCCTTTGCCCGCCGTGCCGCCGCGATCGACGGTCATGACGTGACCGATCGGTTGAATCGGATCACGGCACCGACGCTGGTCCTGTGCGGCGATCACGACCCTATCGCGCACGCCGACGAAGCGCGTCAGATGGCCGCCGCCATTCCCGGAGCGCGGTTCGAATTATTGCCCGAGAGCCGCCACGGCATCACGCTGCAATATCGCGAGCGCACCGCCCGCCTCATCCGCGACTTCGTGTTTGCCCACTCCCAAGGCGCGCGCGCGTGA
- a CDS encoding LysR family transcriptional regulator, with protein sequence MELRQIRYFKAVADAMSFVRGAYYLNVAQPALSRSIAKLEDEIGQALFVRHAKGVSLTDAGERFYRRASDILESVRQLIDEMATEGGDFSGTVALGAPQSIHMKLLLPVMAGFLARYPDCRVDLVQGSSSYLRDRIADGDLDVALISNTAEASGVMMIPLVSESFCLVCPKDRRADFGAEVEVPDLVGLPLIMAGYPQSTLAYMEDAFPEVVRKLVVRSEVNSSALVGDLVERGAGYGIAPSCVMSPGRSERLDFVPIAGLRASWAIATHWNRQGFRAIREIQEMLLALVAELIAQNDWPTARSADSEEE encoded by the coding sequence ATGGAACTGAGGCAAATTCGCTATTTCAAGGCGGTCGCCGATGCCATGAGCTTCGTACGCGGCGCCTATTATCTCAACGTCGCGCAGCCCGCGCTCAGCCGTTCGATCGCGAAGCTGGAGGATGAAATCGGCCAGGCCCTGTTCGTGCGGCACGCCAAGGGTGTGTCGCTGACCGACGCGGGCGAGCGCTTCTATCGGCGTGCGTCGGACATTCTCGAATCGGTTCGGCAACTGATCGACGAAATGGCCACCGAAGGCGGCGATTTTTCAGGAACGGTCGCGCTCGGCGCGCCACAGTCGATCCACATGAAATTGCTGCTTCCGGTCATGGCCGGTTTTCTCGCGCGCTATCCCGACTGCCGCGTCGACCTGGTGCAAGGGTCGAGTTCCTATCTGCGCGACCGCATCGCCGACGGCGACCTCGACGTCGCGCTGATCTCCAACACCGCCGAGGCAAGCGGCGTGATGATGATCCCGCTGGTCAGCGAAAGCTTCTGCCTCGTCTGCCCCAAGGATCGACGAGCGGATTTCGGCGCGGAGGTCGAGGTACCCGACCTCGTCGGCCTGCCGCTCATCATGGCCGGCTATCCGCAAAGCACGCTCGCTTATATGGAGGATGCCTTTCCCGAAGTCGTGCGCAAGCTCGTCGTGCGAAGCGAGGTCAACAGTTCCGCGCTCGTCGGCGACCTCGTCGAACGGGGTGCCGGCTATGGTATCGCCCCCAGTTGCGTGATGAGCCCCGGGCGTAGCGAGCGGCTCGACTTCGTGCCCATCGCGGGGCTCCGGGCCTCCTGGGCCATTGCGACCCACTGGAACCGGCAGGGGTTTCGGGCGATCCGCGAAATACAGGAGATGCTGCTCGCGCTCGTCGCCGAACTGATCGCGCAAAATGATTGGCCGACCGCCCGAAGCGCCGATAGCGAAGAGGAATGA
- a CDS encoding bile acid:sodium symporter family protein → MSRYLKAAIDPFLFALIATVGLATLLPVHGAGVGAFDMLTDAAIMLLFFLQGAKLSRQALLSGAGAWKLHLAVLASTFLLFPLLGLGISLSRLLDPTMAAGLLFLTLLPSTVQSSIAFTSVARGNVAAAVCSASFSNLLGIALTPLLASLMMRAGGVTMSWGGARTILFQLLLPFIAGHLLRPRIGDWVTAHKQLVMASDRGSILLVVYTAFSAAVIEGLWHSVAPAELLLLAACCIGLLVSVLIATWLLGRLLKLDRADAIVLQFCGSKKSLVSGVPLAGILFPASQVGLAVLPLMLFHQIQLFACAILARYYARHDEPQDEVAEAGRQLADA, encoded by the coding sequence ATGTCCCGTTACCTGAAAGCCGCCATAGATCCCTTCCTCTTCGCGCTGATCGCGACCGTCGGGCTCGCAACGCTGCTGCCTGTGCATGGCGCGGGTGTCGGAGCATTCGACATGCTCACTGACGCCGCGATCATGCTGCTCTTCTTTCTGCAGGGCGCCAAGCTTTCGCGCCAGGCGCTGCTCTCGGGCGCTGGGGCATGGAAACTGCACCTTGCGGTTCTGGCCTCGACCTTTCTCCTCTTTCCGTTGCTCGGCCTCGGAATCAGCCTGTCCCGTCTGCTCGACCCGACGATGGCGGCGGGCTTGCTGTTCCTCACATTGCTGCCGTCGACGGTGCAGTCGTCGATTGCCTTCACATCGGTGGCACGCGGCAATGTCGCGGCGGCGGTATGCAGCGCCTCCTTCTCCAACCTGCTCGGCATCGCGTTGACCCCGCTGCTCGCCAGCCTGATGATGCGCGCCGGCGGCGTCACCATGTCGTGGGGCGGAGCACGCACGATCCTGTTCCAGCTCCTCTTGCCCTTCATTGCCGGACACCTGCTGCGGCCCAGGATCGGCGATTGGGTAACGGCGCACAAACAACTGGTGATGGCCTCCGACCGCGGCTCGATTTTGCTCGTGGTCTATACGGCCTTCAGTGCCGCAGTGATCGAAGGGCTGTGGCACAGCGTTGCGCCCGCGGAACTGCTGTTGCTCGCGGCCTGCTGTATCGGACTGCTCGTGTCGGTTTTGATCGCGACCTGGCTGCTCGGCCGACTCCTCAAGCTCGATCGGGCCGATGCCATCGTGCTGCAATTTTGCGGGTCGAAGAAAAGCCTCGTCTCCGGCGTGCCGCTGGCGGGCATTCTCTTTCCCGCGTCCCAGGTCGGTCTCGCGGTGCTGCCTTTGATGCTGTTTCATCAGATCCAGCTTTTTGCATGCGCGATCCTGGCCCGCTATTATGCGAGGCACGACGAACCGCAAGACGAGGTGGCCGAAGCCGGGCGACAATTGGCGGACGCCTGA
- a CDS encoding nuclear transport factor 2 family protein, with amino-acid sequence MPSIESEIDVLETRRAEAIVGADLALLAAMVDEHYIHVDADGALRDKAGYLGTVCSRAGRYVDYRVTENHVRLIDDLAVVHGCFENRFEATDGTTRDKSGRHVRLYSLHADGWRNFFHQSTLIAPDAG; translated from the coding sequence ATGCCGTCGATCGAATCGGAAATCGATGTGCTCGAAACCCGGCGCGCCGAAGCCATTGTCGGGGCCGATCTCGCGCTGCTCGCGGCGATGGTCGACGAGCATTATATCCACGTAGATGCCGACGGCGCGCTGCGCGACAAGGCCGGCTATCTGGGGACCGTCTGTTCCCGGGCCGGACGCTATGTCGACTATCGGGTCACCGAAAATCACGTCAGGCTGATCGACGATCTCGCTGTCGTTCACGGTTGCTTCGAGAATCGATTCGAGGCCACCGACGGCACGACCCGGGACAAGTCCGGGCGCCATGTGCGGCTCTACAGCCTGCACGCCGACGGATGGCGCAATTTCTTTCACCAGAGCACTCTGATCGCCCCGGACGCCGGCTGA
- a CDS encoding VOC family protein, with protein sequence MADDASPSLVARLSHVNLAIRDEQASRYFYVGLLGLEEVWRMPQPQPGLWLRIGTKQIHLLRPVDDAELPPQRILDRTPMAPHLAFSVDSVKQVAARLEAAGVPVVFSEFMEGQAFFTDPSGNILEIIEDGDSAED encoded by the coding sequence ATGGCCGATGATGCCTCCCCGTCTCTTGTCGCCCGATTGTCTCACGTCAATCTCGCCATCCGCGACGAGCAGGCTTCGCGCTATTTCTACGTCGGACTGCTCGGTCTGGAAGAAGTGTGGCGGATGCCGCAGCCGCAGCCCGGCCTCTGGCTTCGGATCGGGACGAAACAGATCCATTTGCTGCGGCCTGTCGACGACGCCGAGCTTCCGCCGCAACGCATTCTCGACAGGACGCCCATGGCGCCGCATCTCGCCTTTTCGGTCGACAGCGTAAAGCAGGTCGCCGCGCGGCTTGAGGCGGCTGGCGTGCCGGTGGTGTTCAGCGAATTCATGGAAGGCCAGGCTTTCTTCACCGATCCTTCGGGCAATATCCTCGAAATTATCGAAGACGGCGACTCCGCGGAAGATTGA
- a CDS encoding amidohydrolase family protein codes for MADHDLVIRGGTVHDGLGSPPRIADVAIRDGLIVAVGDVPETGKREIDARGKIVTPGFVDIHTHYDGQVTWEERLMPSSGHGVTTVVMGNCGVGFAPCRPHQREMLVKLMEGVEDIPEVVMVDGLPWNWESFPDYLDALDERRLDIDIAAQIPHSALRIYVMGERAARREAPTAEDLAKMRALVAEGIEAGAFGVTTSRNMMHRTKAGELAPSLHSDIDELCALMDGLTDADAGVFQIIPAPDGDAGQEFDILRTVAEHGRRPLSFTLLDVAGQPGGGWRHMLEGLERAAADGVEMRGQVAPRPVGMFFGLDLSLHLFSCHPSYRAIAHLPLAERVARMRDPDFRRQLLSEQPEDSNPVTLNLVAAFRATCPWGDTPQYEPAREDRVESLAAAAGRSLEDYSYDLLLGDEGRAVFYLPAANYSGGNLDSVREMLGHPNTVMGLADGGAHYGLICDASFPTYLLQRWARDARDDQRLPLPLAIAELTSKAAATVGMADRGRIAEGWKADINVIDLDALRLHVPRVAYDLPAGGKRMQQASDGYVATIVSGEITYLNGEHTGALPGRLVRRSLARPLERAA; via the coding sequence ATGGCTGATCACGATCTCGTTATCCGCGGCGGAACCGTCCACGACGGCCTGGGAAGCCCGCCGCGCATCGCCGACGTCGCCATCCGCGACGGGCTGATCGTCGCGGTCGGCGATGTGCCGGAGACGGGAAAGCGCGAGATCGACGCGCGGGGCAAGATCGTCACCCCCGGCTTCGTCGATATCCACACCCATTATGACGGCCAGGTCACCTGGGAGGAGCGGCTGATGCCCTCATCGGGCCATGGTGTCACGACGGTGGTGATGGGCAATTGCGGCGTCGGCTTCGCACCGTGCCGCCCGCACCAGCGCGAGATGCTCGTCAAGCTGATGGAGGGGGTCGAGGATATTCCCGAAGTGGTGATGGTCGATGGCCTCCCCTGGAATTGGGAGAGCTTTCCCGATTATCTCGACGCGCTGGACGAACGGCGGCTCGACATCGACATCGCCGCGCAGATCCCGCATTCGGCGCTGCGCATCTATGTCATGGGCGAGCGCGCGGCGCGGCGCGAGGCGCCCACGGCGGAGGATCTGGCAAAGATGCGCGCGCTCGTCGCCGAGGGGATCGAGGCCGGCGCGTTCGGCGTTACCACTTCGCGCAACATGATGCACCGCACGAAGGCGGGCGAACTCGCGCCAAGTCTCCATTCCGACATCGACGAGCTTTGCGCGCTGATGGACGGGCTGACCGACGCCGATGCCGGCGTGTTCCAGATCATCCCGGCGCCCGACGGCGATGCCGGGCAGGAATTCGACATACTCCGGACCGTGGCCGAACATGGCCGCCGTCCGCTCTCCTTCACGCTGCTCGACGTCGCGGGTCAGCCCGGCGGCGGCTGGCGACATATGCTCGAAGGGCTCGAACGCGCCGCCGCCGACGGCGTCGAAATGCGCGGACAAGTCGCGCCGCGGCCGGTCGGGATGTTCTTCGGGCTCGACCTCAGCCTGCACCTTTTTTCCTGCCATCCGAGCTATCGGGCAATCGCGCATCTGCCGCTCGCCGAGCGGGTCGCGCGGATGCGCGATCCGGATTTCCGCCGCCAGCTCCTGTCCGAACAGCCCGAAGACAGCAATCCGGTCACGCTGAACCTCGTCGCGGCCTTTCGCGCGACCTGCCCGTGGGGCGACACGCCGCAATATGAACCGGCACGCGAGGACCGCGTCGAATCGCTGGCCGCCGCCGCGGGACGATCGCTCGAAGATTACAGCTACGACCTGCTTCTCGGCGACGAAGGCCGCGCGGTCTTTTATCTGCCCGCGGCGAATTATTCGGGCGGCAATCTCGACAGCGTGCGCGAAATGCTGGGGCATCCGAACACCGTGATGGGGCTGGCCGACGGCGGCGCGCATTACGGGCTGATCTGCGACGCCAGCTTTCCCACCTATCTGCTCCAGCGCTGGGCGCGCGACGCGCGCGACGACCAGCGCCTGCCGCTGCCGCTGGCGATCGCCGAACTGACGAGCAAGGCGGCCGCGACCGTCGGCATGGCGGATCGCGGACGGATCGCCGAAGGCTGGAAGGCCGACATCAACGTCATCGACCTCGACGCGCTGCGGCTGCACGTCCCGCGCGTCGCCTATGACCTGCCCGCCGGGGGCAAGCGGATGCAGCAGGCGTCGGACGGTTATGTCGCGACGATCGTGTCGGGTGAGATCACATACCTGAACGGCGAGCATACCGGCGCACTGCCGGGACGGCTCGTACGGCGGTCCCTTGCGCGGCCGCTCGAACGCGCCGCCTGA